The Lineus longissimus chromosome 6, tnLinLong1.2, whole genome shotgun sequence sequence CGATGCGGCGACTCTCCAAGTAAGATTTATCCGACTCGCCCATGATGTTGTCATCGCGAACGAAGATACCATGCATCTTGTGGTTCTGGCCGTCATAGTCTACCGCCTTGGCTATCTTGATCACGTTCTTTCCGACCTTTTCTTTTGTCCATTCATTGGCATCGGTTCCTTGGATGTACGTGTGCAGCGTCTCCTTCATATGGGTAACTTTGATCGGGTAGGAGGCAAGGATACCGTCACCAAGCGTATCCTGAACGTCTACGGCATCTCTCAAAATCTGAAATGCATAATATTTCAAACAATTATACATTATCTGATCTTCTCCGAACCATTTCTCAAAATCGGGAGCAGGGGACAAtttccttttttcctttttgtttgCCCTCAATGCCACCCTTGATGGTCACCAAATTCTAGAAAAAAGAATATGAGCCAGTAACTACTCTCGTCATTCACAAGCTAGTAAATATTATTTTTTCCAGCCTCTTTTCAGTCAGTTGATCTGAAATTTGCGGATGCACCAAAAACCTTTTCGATTTCATATGCAGCATCACCACACATATTTAGAATAGGTTTTACTTGAGGGCGATAAGGCACATAGACCTTGTGGACTAAAGAGAAAACTTGTCACCCTGTCCGTAATGGCTCATATCCGTATGTGCGCCGTGTAAAGTGGAAAACGCTTCACGCAGGGATTACTTGTGAAATGGAGGATAGATGACAGTATTACCTTGATCGCCCTGTAGCATACACCTTTATAGTTGACAGCCGACACCTTATTCATCAGTTCCTTCTCATTCTTGGTGAACGACAGCTTCCAGAAGTCATGAGCCGGGATGAACTGGCACTGAAGCTGATCCTGGTCACGGAGAAACTGCGCATAGGAGCGCAATTTAACTTCGTGGAAGAACGAAGACTTTGGGCTAACATTGTAAGCCATAGTCAGGTCGACCTTAACATTCCGATGTGTTTGTGGCTTGGTCCCATTCCTCTGATTCTCATACGGAATCTTCAGGACGAATTTGACTGCTGGGCCAGCTTTCTTTGTCATAATCGATTTGTCTGTTCTGAATAGATCCTTCAAGATTTCATCAATGGAGGATTTAAAGGCATCATGTTGATCTTTTGCGAGGATTTCCTCATGCTTACCACTTTCGGTTTCGTAAAGTTTGAAGAACGTCTTTGATTCCAAGTTACTCTGCTTAGCTTTAATCTTGCTCATTTGTGCAACCTGCGCATCATAGTTGTTCAATGGCATTATATACTGAAAGTCGAATTCGTGGGGATCTCCGACCTTCGTGTTCTCGTAGAAGCTTCCACATTCAACAATTTCACCCTCGCTAAACTGGGTATGCTGTAATCCCTGTTTAATCATATCAATGCACTTGATCACAGTTTCTGCAACACTACATCGGTCATCGTTTCTCACCCTTTTCTTCCTGTCCATGTACAGCAGGTACTGTGAGAGGTATTTCTCTTCGGATGGAGAAAATTTGACACCAGCCATATGCTTCTTCTCTAGGTCGACGTACTCACTTTCTAAAAGTGGGGACACATTTTGTGGGAACCATTCCACTTGGGGTGGCTTTTCAGATTCACCATTTACTGGTTGGCCACCTGCAGGGATTTCCTCgtcatgttgttgttgttcctGGTCGGTGTTATTGTCCTCCTTGGCCGCGCGATTCTGTTCACCGCCATGCATCTCCGGATCACCCACGGCCTCTTGGTCTATAAGGCATTGGGCGATATCTTTATCTTGATCCGCCATACGTTTGAGTTACTCCTGCGTCAATCTGACAGTATttccctgaagaaaaaaacccctCAAGTCGATGAAAAGGTTTGAAACCAATACGGGTAATAAAGCCAATTTGTAGTGGAGCATGAGGTTCCTAGCTAGTTTTTCACCACATTTCGCCAGTTTTACCCTGATCAGAGGGATAACTTTTCCAGATTATTTTGTTATCTTTGCTATATAAAAGCCAGCGCCAAAAAATGCAGCACCGCCGCCTATACTGTCCATTACCCTATTAGTACCATAGATGTACGCATTACTAAGACCTTGAATATGACCAATGCAGTCACTATTATTCGCAGTAGGTAGTACAGTTTACAGTTCTGTTAAAAATTAAAAGGTTTTTAaacatgaaaattaaaaaatcaatcaatgtcgcacaaaaaaatgaaagtacatgtacctggatAGATATTCCGTGTGTTATTTTGCGGAGTGCTCTCAAAGAATGACCTGCAAGTATGCCTACATCCCTCCTACTGACCCGCACTACATGTATTACGAAAAATGGGGTCATCCAGGAAGTTTTGTATCCTGAGTGCATTTTTATGTTTGTGTCGCAGTCTATAAATTAATGCCGTACAAAATGATTAACGCATGTACGCGCGCGCATACGCGCATGTAGATAAATTTTATACATGATTGTCTAGCTTTACACGAAAATGGGGTCGAGGCATTTCATATCATAATAATAGATTCGTCCCACATGGTTATCTTTCGCCATTGCTGGGTTAAGTGTGTCAactgtgataaaaataaaaCCACGTAGGAAATAGAGTGCAAGAAATATGACATCTATTTTTTTTCTGACTTGTCTTTCTGACTTGTCTTTTCGAGTTAGTCATTACTTGCCGGagggtgggagggggggggggtgaactCCTACGGTTATGCAGGCAATGAAACCTCATGATTATGATTGTTACCGGTCCAAATACCTTGGATGGGATTACCCCTGGGCGCTTTTCGACTCACAATTTCGCCTGTGGCACTTTGTGAAAATACGAAAATGCCTGCCAAACAGTGTTCACTTTTTTGTGCGGCTTGTCTCTTTCGGCccatttttcttcagaaaattaGAGGATTTAGCATAGGTATATCATCATGAATACAGTACTacgaattgaattgaattgaatagaaTTGAAAATGACCACTTTTGATAAGACATATATAGTTGACTTTTCTTCGTGTAAAGCTTACAAAAATATACTCCACCTTTGTGAAAACGTCAATgttattacataagactccagACCCAAACAAATAACAAAAGACCGATTTGGCCGTGTTAAGGATTATAGTAGAGATAGTCATATCAAAGTATTACCAATAGCTTTGCCTGATTCCGTTCCACAAATTACCTGGCCTGTTGTATTCTTTTTATTAATCATGCAGGTTTACTTGTCTAGATATCACGTGGAACggttttgtttgtttcaacTTTCACGGAATTAGTGACTGGTCTGAACAACCAGTATATATACAGTGATCCACAAGGACTTCGGAAATCATCTGAGAACTGATCCGAGTCGTCTCCAAAATTATTGATGTTCCTAACTTTCAACTTGGCCATAGCCGCATTTCATCTACTCCGTTTCTTTCTAATGAAACAGATTGGGGCTGGCGTTGTCACTCCGTTTTGGCTGCCTGGATTTGGGAGATTGTGAGCAGACTTGGTGGTGGAAGACTTTATAGTTTATAATACTTTATAATTAGTTTGAAGGAAGGATCTTCATAAGGCTAAATACTAGATCAGGAGACTGTGGACTACTCCACTTGTGGACCAGGGAATTTTCTGACGTTTTTCATTTGTCATTCGAGCTATAGAGTTATGAACAATCCATCTGGTGGTGTAATGAGGAAGGGCGGTGGTTGGTTGAAACCAGGAGCACATGAAAACCTGCATGATTCAAAAGTTTGGTTGGAGAACAAAAGGTTGCAGCATGAGCTAAACAATACGAAGAAGGATCTACAGACAGAGTTTAATGCAACTTTGAAGAAACTGAAACATGAGAGATTGGCATTTCAGACGGCCCCGCTCAGACCGCGCACGAAGAATCCGGCTGTCGTCGTTGGGACCCCGATGTCAGATCAAAACAGGCGGCGGTCCTTGTCGAATCCAGAGAAACCAACCAGTCAGCACAGTCAAGACAATGATGACAATATTGCAATCCCTGATACCCTAAACTTCAGGACTAACACGGCAGATCGTTCAGGATCTACTTCAGACAGCGGTCGAACAACGAAACTTGTTTCCCCTCTTCTTTCCAGACGGACACAGTCGAATCTTCTGACTGTTTTATATCGCCCATGCTCCCTAACCGACGTCAGGCAACCCGCAGTGACTGCGAATGAAGCACCCCGGCCATTTCGTTTTGAGGAAAGCAACAGTTGCGACGGTAAATTGCCGAAGCTCGCGTTGGCCATGAGGCGAGCAAATCAGTACCGAGGAGAATTGGATAAGGATTTACGTTCGGCTGTGCTCGGTCGAAGACGGATGTCCA is a genomic window containing:
- the LOC135489631 gene encoding uncharacterized protein LOC135489631 yields the protein MADQDKDIAQCLIDQEAVGDPEMHGGEQNRAAKEDNNTDQEQQQHDEEIPAGGQPVNGESEKPPQVEWFPQNVSPLLESEYVDLEKKHMAGVKFSPSEEKYLSQYLLYMDRKKRVRNDDRCSVAETVIKCIDMIKQGLQHTQFSEGEIVECGSFYENTKVGDPHEFDFQYIMPLNNYDAQVAQMSKIKAKQSNLESKTFFKLYETESGKHEEILAKDQHDAFKSSIDEILKDLFRTDKSIMTKKAGPAVKFVLKIPYENQRNGTKPQTHRNVKVDLTMAYNVSPKSSFFHEVKLRSYAQFLRDQDQLQCQFIPAHDFWKLSFTKNEKELMNKVSAVNYKGVCYRAIKILRDAVDVQDTLGDGILASYPIKVTHMKETLHTYIQGTDANEWTKEKVGKNVIKIAKAVDYDGQNHKMHGIFVRDDNIMGESDKSYLESRRIVDELKSISTSHKHYALVNCVIWLVLMLASTGLLAAEAVAWAQTDWSDLERNCFNQTDGDPPFPMDLPFLFVFSVLAWITALANMAGLFLVTIVTHKWRKDIFKVLPNLRYVYLLTGIASLIIAIFDIFLVIDYFRDDTCTRLGNSTALQIVAGVTMFITLVPYILLIISCISSTAYYRGMKKNSCSGYDVLFFEFPFCRERIEKLEDEKEIAGLNAEEQRQMESLVRRSYRFEPVDTFGASSTELE